A stretch of the Candidatus Jettenia sp. AMX2 genome encodes the following:
- a CDS encoding penicillin-binding protein 2, translated as MLPLIKQKFWINIIGFLFIAAFIFLAVRIGNIQLADYDKFTQLARSQQCKRIILPARRGSILDRNGKVLAESLLVGSVSADPSEIEDVATTAYHLGNILKIEQSRLIRLLNRKRRFVWIKRKVSDEELDAITKLSLKGIYINHEFHRFYPNQQLGSHILGFTDIDDNGIEGVELTFNEVLSGEPGYKFIYRDALQRHIITSNSKIQLPRHGNNVVLTIDATIQRMTEEELGFAYEKWMPASATAIVMDVMTGEVLAMANYPTYDPNHFQKYKPGDRKNLAVTDSYEPGSIMKPIVLSGIIEHRVAKPDDKVFCHNGVYKIGRRTLRDTHGGHGNLTVSEILTYSSNIGMAKLSMLIGKQKMYQYLKQFEFGKRTGIELPGEASGIFRPGRLWSETYTLVSVSMGYEISVTPLQFITAFCSIPNGGVLVKPKIVKSRVSNDDKIVEEFQSQQIVRRVMSGNVARDIMNPILTMAVTRGTGKRANLLEYDVAGKTGTSRKTSGSGKQYSREKYLGSFIAYAPADRPRICVLVMINEPQGDSYYGGTVAAPVVREILRRSLIYLGVEPQKFKMAMQ; from the coding sequence AATAAAACAAAAATTCTGGATAAATATTATCGGTTTTCTTTTCATAGCTGCTTTTATTTTCCTTGCAGTCCGTATCGGAAATATTCAACTGGCCGATTATGATAAATTTACACAATTAGCAAGATCACAGCAATGTAAACGGATAATATTGCCAGCCAGGCGAGGTTCCATTCTTGACCGGAACGGAAAGGTTCTTGCGGAATCCCTGCTGGTAGGTTCTGTTTCTGCTGATCCTTCTGAAATAGAGGATGTTGCAACCACTGCATATCATCTCGGTAACATTTTAAAAATTGAACAGTCAAGACTCATCAGATTGCTGAACAGAAAAAGGCGGTTTGTCTGGATTAAAAGAAAGGTTAGTGATGAAGAACTCGACGCAATAACAAAATTATCATTGAAAGGCATTTACATAAATCATGAATTTCACCGGTTTTACCCTAATCAGCAGCTAGGAAGTCATATTCTCGGTTTTACTGATATCGATGATAACGGGATTGAAGGGGTTGAATTGACTTTTAATGAGGTATTATCAGGAGAGCCAGGATATAAGTTTATCTACCGGGATGCATTGCAGCGGCATATTATTACGTCAAACTCAAAGATACAGTTACCAAGGCATGGGAATAACGTTGTTTTAACAATAGACGCGACTATTCAACGCATGACGGAAGAAGAATTGGGATTTGCTTATGAAAAATGGATGCCTGCCTCTGCAACGGCAATTGTGATGGATGTAATGACGGGGGAGGTGCTGGCAATGGCTAACTACCCTACCTATGATCCAAACCATTTCCAAAAATATAAGCCTGGTGATAGAAAAAATCTTGCGGTGACCGATAGTTATGAGCCTGGTTCAATAATGAAACCTATTGTTCTTTCGGGGATAATCGAACATAGGGTTGCGAAGCCTGATGATAAGGTTTTTTGTCATAATGGCGTTTATAAAATAGGACGGCGAACCCTGCGCGATACTCATGGAGGCCATGGTAATCTTACTGTTTCTGAAATCTTGACCTATTCGAGTAATATAGGAATGGCTAAATTAAGCATGCTTATAGGGAAGCAAAAAATGTACCAGTATCTTAAGCAGTTTGAATTTGGAAAGAGAACAGGTATTGAATTACCAGGTGAAGCAAGTGGCATCTTTCGTCCAGGCAGGCTCTGGTCGGAAACGTATACCCTTGTTTCCGTTTCAATGGGATATGAGATTTCCGTTACACCCCTCCAGTTCATTACGGCCTTTTGCAGCATTCCCAATGGCGGGGTATTAGTCAAACCGAAAATTGTAAAATCAAGAGTAAGCAATGACGATAAAATAGTAGAAGAATTTCAATCTCAGCAGATCGTCAGGCGTGTTATGAGTGGAAATGTTGCACGCGATATAATGAATCCCATACTAACCATGGCTGTTACAAGAGGCACGGGGAAAAGAGCAAACCTGCTGGAATACGATGTTGCCGGGAAAACCGGTACATCACGGAAAACTTCCGGCAGTGGAAAGCAATATTCCCGAGAAAAATATCTTGGTTCTTTTATTGCGTATGCTCCTGCTGACCGTCCCCGTATTTGTGTTTTGGTAATGATTAACGAACCGCAGGGCGACTCCTATTACGGCGGTACCGTTGCGGCTCCTGTGGTACGGGAAATTCTGAGGCGGTCACTTATTTATTTGGGGGTCGAGCCACAAAAGTTTAAAATGGCAATGCAGTAG
- the ftsW gene encoding putative lipid II flippase FtsW codes for MKPWHLIVYSVVALLGFSVVTVMSTDKMTFGTSGSSYQFTKHLLWIGIGAVVLAIMTRIDYHYLQKLSIPILIISFILLLLVLVPGIGTLANGARRWIRFGSLLGIQPSEFTKLALIIFLANYVSKNYNRMSEFVYGFFIPFAVVILSAGLIILQPDFGTAAFMFMISLIILIVAGTRIIFISFIAMASVPFIHKMLFEVSYRKDRLLSFMDPWKDPSGTGYQIIQSWIALGSGGLTGLGIGGSRQKLFFLPESSSDFIFTIIGEELGFLGVVGVITLFILLLWQGLRIVHTANDIFGFFLGLGITIMFGLQAIINIAAVSGIIPTKGIPLPFISSGGSSLLFSMIGVGILVNIAQQSVNGKYSNTSVDTTEIVKPDTISSLLPVRIWRKIVSGIANFSW; via the coding sequence GTGAAGCCCTGGCACCTTATTGTATACAGCGTTGTTGCCCTGTTGGGTTTTAGTGTTGTTACGGTAATGAGTACGGACAAAATGACGTTCGGAACAAGTGGAAGCAGTTATCAGTTCACGAAACATCTTTTATGGATAGGGATAGGTGCTGTTGTATTGGCTATCATGACCAGGATAGATTATCATTATTTACAGAAACTAAGCATACCGATTCTCATCATATCTTTCATTCTCCTTTTGCTTGTGCTTGTGCCGGGGATAGGCACCCTCGCCAATGGCGCACGCAGGTGGATCCGTTTTGGCAGTCTTCTGGGCATTCAACCATCTGAGTTTACGAAGCTCGCTCTTATAATATTTCTTGCGAATTACGTTTCAAAAAACTATAACCGCATGTCAGAATTCGTATATGGGTTTTTCATACCTTTTGCTGTTGTGATATTGTCAGCCGGATTGATAATTTTACAACCCGATTTCGGGACCGCAGCATTCATGTTCATGATATCATTGATTATACTTATTGTTGCAGGAACAAGAATTATTTTTATCAGTTTTATTGCAATGGCTTCGGTTCCCTTTATTCATAAAATGCTGTTTGAGGTCTCATATAGAAAAGACAGGCTCTTATCTTTTATGGACCCCTGGAAAGACCCCTCTGGTACAGGCTATCAGATAATTCAATCATGGATTGCCCTTGGTTCCGGTGGCCTGACAGGATTAGGAATAGGAGGTAGCAGACAAAAATTGTTTTTCTTGCCAGAAAGCAGCAGTGATTTTATATTTACAATCATTGGTGAAGAACTCGGATTTCTCGGTGTGGTTGGTGTAATCACGCTTTTTATACTATTGCTGTGGCAGGGATTAAGGATTGTCCATACGGCAAATGACATATTCGGTTTTTTTCTGGGACTTGGAATTACCATAATGTTTGGCTTGCAGGCCATCATTAATATTGCAGCCGTTTCTGGTATTATACCGACAAAGGGCATTCCTTTACCCTTTATTAGTTCCGGAGGGTCATCCCTCTTATTCTCTATGATAGGGGTTGGCATACTGGTCAATATAGCACAACAGTCTGTAAATGGGAAATATTCAAATACATCTGTTGATACTACAGAAATAGTGAAACCAGACACCATAAGCAGCCTGTTGCCGGTGAGAATTTGGCGTAAAATAGTGTCTGGAATAGCAAATTTTTCATGGTAA
- the mraY gene encoding phospho-N-acetylmuramoyl-pentapeptide-transferase: MCFAALTAFFISVFFGQWFVKKLRVLRVVEDTAKTDSEELRQMHFNKKSTPTMGGIVVIVSVLVSVLLWCNMYNGHILLLIFTLIWFGVLGFLDDYIKLTQKGAQGLSSKSKFLFQSALGLILGLILYFHFNAFTWGTQLIIPLMKDFKPDLGPFYILAVAFFIVAMSNAVNLTDGLDGLAIGCSIIAGIAFAVIAYVSGVVDLCKYFNIPHLPESEELSIFCAALVGGGLGFLWFNCFPAQVFMGDTGSLALGGVLGLIAVLVKREVTMIIIGGIFIAEAVSVIVQVAFYKMTKRRVFRCAPLHHHFQFKGLPETKVTFRFWIIAILLGGLGFIVL; encoded by the coding sequence TTGTGTTTCGCTGCACTTACAGCCTTTTTTATAAGTGTTTTTTTTGGGCAGTGGTTTGTGAAAAAACTTAGGGTACTCAGGGTCGTGGAAGATACAGCAAAAACGGATTCTGAAGAGCTCAGACAGATGCATTTTAATAAGAAAAGCACACCAACTATGGGAGGTATTGTCGTAATTGTTTCTGTTCTGGTTTCCGTGTTGCTTTGGTGCAACATGTATAATGGGCATATCCTCTTGCTTATATTCACTCTGATATGGTTTGGCGTACTTGGCTTTCTTGATGATTATATCAAATTGACGCAAAAAGGTGCACAGGGCTTAAGCAGTAAATCAAAATTCCTGTTTCAATCAGCGCTTGGACTTATATTGGGGCTGATTTTATATTTTCATTTTAATGCATTTACGTGGGGTACGCAGCTCATAATTCCTTTGATGAAAGATTTTAAACCCGATTTGGGTCCTTTTTATATTCTGGCGGTGGCTTTCTTTATTGTAGCGATGTCCAATGCGGTAAACCTTACGGACGGTTTGGACGGACTGGCTATCGGATGCAGTATTATAGCGGGAATTGCTTTTGCTGTGATTGCCTATGTTTCAGGGGTTGTGGATCTCTGTAAATATTTCAATATTCCTCATTTGCCGGAAAGTGAGGAACTGAGCATTTTTTGTGCAGCGCTTGTTGGCGGAGGGCTGGGATTCCTGTGGTTTAACTGTTTCCCTGCACAAGTTTTTATGGGTGATACCGGTTCGCTGGCATTAGGCGGCGTACTGGGACTGATTGCTGTTCTTGTAAAACGAGAAGTGACCATGATTATTATCGGAGGGATTTTTATTGCCGAGGCTGTTTCTGTTATTGTGCAAGTAGCATTTTACAAAATGACAAAAAGGAGGGTTTTCCGTTGCGCGCCCCTGCATCATCATTTTCAATTTAAAGGGTTGCCTGAGACTAAAGTTACGTTCAGATTCTGGATTATTGCAATTTTGTTAGGTGGATTAGGTTTTATTGTATTATGA
- the murF gene encoding UDP-N-acetylmuramoyl-tripeptide--D-alanyl-D-alanine ligase translates to MKTLSLEEVVKAVSGNLISANGRIPVINGISTDSRNMKTGDLFFALKGKQYNGHQFVPQAIHAGAAAVVVSEENKSELKNKDCPVIRVSDTITALGDLAKYYRQKLDTKIIGITGSTGKTTTKEMAYHLLSHFGHTVRSQKSFNNFIGVPLTLFEIENNHRYGILEMGTNAPGELKRLSGIGNPDVAVILTISKAHLEGLGDIEGVARAKAEILENLRSNGVFVYNADNSWCVKIAGSFRGMSVSFGFSPSSLIRCTEVKKRENSYNLVINHYLEVSFPVTGYHNIHNCLASFAICHALGQDLRNLKEAFSSFELPSMRMEQQTIGAFTIINDAYNANPESVSAALQYLNEIDTKGRKVFICGDMLELGQESALLHKEIGEKVARFTIDLLWTVGDHAYEIAKAAKLSGMPEERIMSFKNVDGISDSELHHLQENDVIVIKGSRSMHMENIIKKLKGYL, encoded by the coding sequence ATGAAAACACTATCTCTTGAGGAAGTTGTTAAAGCGGTTAGTGGGAACCTTATATCCGCAAACGGAAGAATACCAGTAATAAACGGAATATCCACCGACAGCCGGAATATGAAAACCGGAGACCTGTTTTTTGCGCTGAAAGGAAAACAATACAACGGCCACCAGTTCGTTCCGCAGGCAATACATGCCGGAGCTGCTGCGGTTGTTGTATCAGAAGAAAATAAATCAGAGCTGAAAAACAAGGATTGTCCGGTAATCCGTGTGTCTGATACCATAACGGCGTTAGGAGATCTGGCGAAATATTACCGTCAGAAGTTAGATACAAAAATTATTGGTATTACAGGCAGTACCGGCAAGACCACCACAAAAGAGATGGCATATCACCTGTTATCACATTTTGGCCATACGGTAAGATCACAGAAGAGCTTTAATAATTTTATCGGTGTACCTTTAACACTATTTGAAATAGAGAATAATCACCGGTATGGTATTCTTGAGATGGGTACGAATGCTCCCGGTGAATTGAAACGCTTATCCGGAATTGGTAACCCGGATGTGGCGGTAATCCTTACTATTTCAAAAGCACATCTGGAAGGTTTGGGCGATATCGAAGGTGTCGCACGTGCAAAGGCGGAGATACTGGAAAATCTCAGAAGTAACGGAGTGTTTGTCTATAATGCCGACAATTCGTGGTGTGTAAAAATTGCCGGTAGTTTTCGGGGAATGTCCGTTAGCTTCGGTTTTAGTCCTTCATCACTCATCAGATGCACAGAGGTAAAAAAAAGAGAGAATAGTTATAATCTGGTCATTAACCATTATTTGGAGGTATCTTTTCCCGTTACGGGATATCATAACATCCATAACTGCCTGGCGTCTTTTGCCATCTGCCATGCATTAGGTCAGGACCTTCGAAATCTGAAAGAGGCCTTTTCTTCTTTTGAACTACCTTCGATGAGAATGGAACAGCAAACTATCGGGGCGTTCACCATCATAAACGATGCATATAACGCAAATCCTGAATCAGTAAGTGCTGCCCTGCAATACCTTAATGAGATCGATACGAAAGGCAGAAAGGTTTTCATTTGCGGAGACATGCTGGAATTGGGACAAGAATCTGCACTCCTGCACAAAGAAATCGGTGAGAAGGTTGCCAGGTTTACCATTGATCTTTTATGGACGGTAGGAGACCATGCATATGAGATTGCAAAGGCTGCAAAATTATCAGGTATGCCTGAAGAAAGGATTATGAGTTTTAAAAATGTTGATGGTATTTCTGATTCTGAATTACATCATTTACAAGAAAATGATGTAATAGTAATAAAAGGCTCCAGGAGTATGCATATGGAAAATATTATTAAAAAATTAAAGGGATATTTATAA
- a CDS encoding UDP-N-acetylmuramoyl-L-alanyl-D-glutamate--2,6-diaminopimelate ligase, producing MKLSELCLCLGKHKGYDFVEKEVSGITYDSRKIKKGNVFVAIKGNKLDGHDFIGNAVEKGASVLVVEKRIESTSLRIPQILVSDTRQALANMSDHFFGKPSARMTVIGITGTNGKTTTSYFMKSIINASSEEAGLIGTIHYKIGGRIIPALETTPESAEIQNYLSQMLNAGIRYAVIEASSHALSQHRLSGVRFSSAIFTNLSADHLDYHRNMKNYLAEKLKLVKGLSPGAVTILNADHTISKRFAEYTSSRTIYWYGIKRKNADVVAESVQVTGTSTSFLLNSSWGKAFIKLKLAGKHNVYNALAAAASALALGFTMDIVKKGVESLSAVPGRLENIACGQDFRVFVDFAHTHKALQVILSSLREMTTGRILLVFGCGGDRDRKKRPKMGYVAEKYSDLFWVTSDNPRSEDPYRIIQDIQKGLSQSARFHIQPDRRLAIKEVLMEAKSGDSVIIAGKGHEQYQISKDTIIPFDDREVVREMLSAYTLHTLCV from the coding sequence ATGAAATTAAGTGAACTTTGTCTCTGTTTGGGAAAACACAAGGGTTACGATTTTGTGGAAAAAGAAGTGTCAGGGATAACCTACGACTCCCGTAAGATCAAAAAAGGTAACGTGTTTGTTGCAATTAAAGGTAACAAGCTGGACGGGCATGATTTTATTGGTAATGCTGTAGAGAAGGGGGCTAGTGTCCTTGTTGTGGAAAAAAGGATTGAATCAACCTCATTACGGATACCCCAAATTCTTGTGTCTGATACCCGCCAGGCACTTGCCAACATGAGTGACCATTTTTTTGGAAAGCCTTCTGCACGAATGACGGTAATTGGCATTACAGGAACAAATGGTAAAACAACCACTTCATATTTTATGAAGTCAATCATTAATGCTTCCTCAGAAGAGGCGGGTCTTATTGGTACCATACACTATAAAATCGGAGGGAGAATTATACCGGCACTGGAGACAACCCCTGAGTCCGCAGAAATACAGAATTATCTTTCACAAATGCTGAATGCCGGGATACGGTATGCGGTAATCGAAGCATCTTCTCACGCACTGTCACAGCACCGGCTCAGCGGCGTGCGTTTTAGTTCTGCAATTTTTACCAATCTGTCTGCTGATCATCTGGACTACCACAGGAATATGAAGAATTATCTGGCAGAAAAGCTAAAACTGGTAAAAGGATTAAGTCCCGGCGCGGTTACTATTTTAAATGCTGATCATACCATAAGCAAGCGCTTTGCGGAATATACAAGCTCCAGGACAATCTACTGGTACGGTATAAAGAGAAAGAATGCTGATGTAGTTGCGGAGTCAGTACAGGTGACCGGGACTTCAACAAGCTTTCTGCTCAACTCTTCCTGGGGCAAGGCATTCATTAAATTAAAACTGGCTGGTAAGCATAATGTGTATAATGCACTGGCAGCAGCAGCCAGTGCTTTGGCACTGGGTTTTACTATGGATATAGTAAAAAAAGGTGTTGAATCCTTATCTGCAGTCCCGGGCAGATTGGAGAATATTGCCTGCGGGCAGGATTTTCGTGTTTTTGTTGATTTTGCCCATACACATAAAGCCCTGCAAGTTATTCTCAGTTCTCTCAGAGAAATGACAACAGGGCGTATTTTGCTGGTCTTTGGATGCGGTGGGGACAGAGATAGGAAAAAAAGGCCAAAAATGGGGTATGTTGCAGAAAAATATTCGGATCTTTTCTGGGTAACAAGTGATAATCCCCGTTCAGAGGACCCTTACCGGATTATTCAGGATATTCAAAAAGGATTAAGCCAGTCAGCCCGTTTTCACATACAACCAGACAGAAGACTTGCTATAAAAGAAGTATTGATGGAAGCAAAGAGTGGCGATTCAGTGATTATTGCGGGTAAAGGACACGAGCAGTACCAGATATCAAAGGATACAATAATTCCTTTTGATGATCGTGAAGTAGTAAGGGAGATGTTGTCTGCCTACACGTTACATACTCTGTGTGTGTAA
- the murG gene encoding undecaprenyldiphospho-muramoylpentapeptide beta-N-acetylglucosaminyltransferase, which translates to MKIIFAGGGTGGHLMVGLSTAEEVRSRFHDAEIIFLGTGKEFEKRCVEQQGFRFRQVSARKWNASYKQIGVFICVVLTGIVKSIVEMRKLRPDIVVGLGGYGSVAPIIAAKLLNIPSVLLEQNVIPGKANRFLARWVDEVYCHWRGSVKWFHKAKVVRVTGTPIRKDIAYNQKSCFHKFGLNPSKKTLLITGGSQGAQAINEVIVRCLPKLETLAREIQIIHCTGEYGYDMVNVAYKQTGLDSFVCSFLDDMGAALKIADIIICRAGATTIAEITALGIPSLLIPYPYAADNHQYWNAIEVVSNGAGYLLQQMDLTPEKIMEVVTDLINHKEVYDRMKMFSKGMGIPNAAMHVVDNICKVIGVKSAEFALSVG; encoded by the coding sequence ATGAAAATAATTTTTGCCGGCGGTGGTACGGGAGGCCATTTAATGGTGGGATTGAGTACGGCAGAGGAGGTTCGCTCCCGGTTTCATGATGCGGAAATTATCTTTTTGGGAACGGGAAAGGAATTTGAGAAGCGCTGTGTAGAGCAGCAAGGATTCAGGTTCCGTCAGGTGAGTGCACGAAAATGGAATGCGTCATATAAACAAATTGGCGTTTTTATTTGCGTAGTACTTACCGGTATTGTCAAATCCATCGTAGAAATGAGAAAATTAAGGCCTGATATTGTAGTTGGTTTGGGTGGATATGGTTCTGTTGCTCCGATTATTGCTGCAAAATTATTGAATATTCCGTCTGTACTCCTTGAGCAAAACGTAATTCCAGGAAAAGCAAACAGATTTTTAGCAAGATGGGTAGATGAGGTATATTGTCATTGGAGAGGCTCTGTCAAATGGTTTCACAAAGCAAAGGTTGTACGGGTAACAGGAACCCCTATCCGGAAGGATATCGCTTACAATCAGAAATCATGTTTTCATAAATTTGGACTGAACCCTTCCAAAAAGACCTTGTTGATTACTGGAGGAAGTCAGGGTGCCCAGGCTATCAATGAGGTTATAGTACGTTGCCTTCCCAAACTGGAAACATTAGCCCGCGAAATACAGATAATACATTGCACCGGAGAATACGGATATGACATGGTAAATGTAGCATATAAACAAACAGGATTAGATTCATTCGTATGCAGTTTCCTTGATGATATGGGTGCTGCATTGAAAATAGCCGATATCATAATTTGCAGGGCGGGCGCAACTACTATTGCAGAAATAACTGCATTAGGTATTCCTTCCCTATTGATACCCTATCCATATGCAGCAGATAATCATCAATACTGGAATGCAATAGAAGTAGTAAGCAATGGTGCGGGTTATCTGTTACAGCAAATGGACCTTACTCCTGAAAAAATAATGGAGGTAGTTACCGATCTTATCAACCATAAGGAAGTATACGACAGAATGAAAATGTTCAGTAAAGGGATGGGGATTCCCAATGCCGCCATGCATGTTGTTGATAATATTTGTAAAGTGATTGGGGTAAAAAGCGCAGAATTTGCATTAAGTGTTGGGTAG